The Priestia koreensis genomic interval GACCGCTTTGTGCACCGTATCCAAATCCTTTACCAACAGATCCGTTATAATAGCCACCGTTTTTACCCGGTGATTTTAGAATTGAAATACTGCCTCCAAAAGATGTTTTTCCAGTTCCATCTTGGGCACCACCGCTCACCTGAATGTTAATACCACTCGTATTGTAAGCTCCTAGACCATTTCCTGGAATAGAGCCATTGTTGTATTGAAGGCTAATCGCAGGAAGTTTTTTATACGAGCCGTCAAGACGGTTACGCACGCGGTGACAAGAAACGCGACTGCCTAGAATACGCTGTTCAGATGTAACTGTATCATACGAACGCGACTGTTCTAGACTTTCAACGTGATAGTCTAAATATTCGCTACCGACGGCTACACTTAATTGTTCTTCTTCAACGCTTGCTGCTACCTCAGGCTGTGCAAAAGGCTGAATATCCACTGTTTTAAGCAGATAGGTAAGGTCAAGAAGATCTTTTCCTCGTGCTTGCGTTAAAAGGTCAGAGCGTCCTACTAGATCTTGAAGACGATCAAATCCTAGATCGCCAGCTAGTTGTTTTAGCTCATTACCAAAAGCGGTAAAGAAGTTTGTTAACCCTTGAACAGCATTATCTAGTTGACGAGGAACGAAGCGACGAAGTCCGTGTTCTTTTGCTTGGGCTTCTGACTCAATTTGTGTCGCAATTCCTACATGACACGTATCAAGGTGACAGCCTCGACAAGTTGTACATCCAATTGCGATCATTGACAACGTACCAAACCCAATACGATTTGCCCCGAGCATCATCATTTTGACAACATCAAGAGCACTTTTAATTCCACCGTCAGCCCAAATTTCCACCTTCTGACGTAGTCCAGCTTCTAAAAGAGCATTATGAGCCGCTTTAACGCCAATCTCTACTGGTAACCCTACGTGCTGAAGTGCATGGATACGCGCCGCACCAGTTCCTCCATCAAAACCACTTAAGGTAATAATGTCAGCTCCAGCTTTGGTAATTCCAACAGCAATCGTTCCGATGTTTGGCACGACCGGTACTTTGACCGCAACTTTTGCTTGGTCATTGGCTGTTTTTAACTCAGAAATCATTTGAGCTAAGTCTTCAATGGAGTAAATGTCATGGTTATTGGATGGTGAAATTAAATCTGATCCGACTGTAGCATTACGCGCTTCAGCAATTTTTAACGTTACTTTTGATGCTGGTAAGTGTCCACCTTCCCCAGGCTTTGCTCCTTGCCCAATCTTAATCTCCAATAGATTAGAAGAGTTAAGAAGCTCAGCGTTCACACCGAAACGTCCAGATGCTACCTGCTGTCCTCGTGTACGAGGATACTTGCCAAGCATATCTTTAATTTCGCCACCTTCACCATTTAAGCTCACCATATTCAAGCGGTTGGCTGCTTCAGCATAGGCTCTAAACGCAATTTCATTTTGAGATCCAAATGACATAGAAGCAATCACGAACGGCAAGCTGTGTTCTCCTACACCAACATCAACCTTTTCAGGTGATATGCGTTTAGGAGATGAAGTTACATTCGTCAAATGACGAATAGTAGTCGGATTTCCTTCCTCTTGCTCCGTTAACTTTTCACGATAAGCATCGTATGATCCAGTTTGTGCGACTTCTCCGATCGCTTTCCAAATACGAGGGAAGAGGTGGAACGTTTTCCCCGGACGTGCTTTCTCGTCTTCGTATTCCGCTGCTCTCGCAATTGAATCTTCTTTCATCTGCTCCCAATTGTGGACGAGAGTTGTTGAACCAAAGAAGTTTACAACATTTAGAATTCCAGCAATGTCGTCATGTAAACCAATTGCTGAGAAAAGACGTCCGTATCCTCTAAGCTCATGAATTCCAATCGTAGAAATAACCTTTTCTAGTCCTTTTATTAATGCGGAATAGAGATTTAACGTCGGTTGATCTGTTTCTTCAAAGACTGTCGCAAACAATAAGTATGGACTAATGACATTTGCTCCTAAGCCAAAGGCAGTTACCACGTCATGCAACGAGCGAATAGCCCCTGAACGTAGAAGCAACGTACAGTTACGGCGAAGCTGTTTTTCTACTAAAGCCTGATCTAAAGCAGCCGTCACGAGGTGAGGATCTAAAAAGTACTGTCCGTTTTGATGAGCCTGTGCATCGTCAATGATAAGCAGCGTTTTCCCGCCTAATACCGCTTCTGTCGCTTCCTCTTCAAGACGCTTTAAAGCTTCAGGGATTGATTCGCCATCTTTAAACGTAGCAGATAAATAATAAGATAACTGCTTTTGCTGATAGTCATTTACTAATTGATCAAAGGAAGGCTGTTCAAGTGCTTCAGCACAGCGATTTCCTTGCTCTCCTTCAATAAGGATAGGGGAGAGTAGTTCAACAACATAGTCGTTATCCTCTTTCTTAGAAAGAGATGGACGTTTCCCAATGATGACCCGTGTAGAAAAGTGCTCTGTCTCACGATCACGGTCAATGGCTGGATTCGTAACAACCGCTACGCTTTCTTTAATATAATCCGCAATATTTTTACGACCACCATGTAAAGCCGCAAGCGGTGCGTCATGACCTAACGAGCGAATTGGTTCGGCGCCGTTATCAGCCATTTGTTCAATAAGCTGTATATGCTCACGATCCCAGCCAAATGCGGCATAATGACCGTTAGATACTTTCCCTAAATTCGTCATTAAAACATTGGTTGGGTAATGAGGCGTTGAAAGACGAAGACGGTCTTCAGCTAGCTTAATCCGCTTAGAGAACCGCTCGTATACTTCCTGCTGAAGTGCTGGATAATCAAACACAACCATCTTCCCATCAGCATTCCATTTTAAGCCTACTTTTTCTCCAGGTCCTAGTGGTTTAGGTTCAGCAACATACTCGCCGTTTGGAATAATTCCTGGTTCAGAAGAAAACAGGTAAGAGCTCTCAGTCTCTAACTTCCACAATGGACGCAGCCCTAAAGAATCTACGCTGAAAACAGCTTCGTCTTCATATCTTGAAATAATTCCAGCAGGGCCTTGGGCGAAGTGTCCCCACGCTTCTCGAACATACGTGTACAAATCTTGTAGGTGAGGTGGGTAAGCTTTAATTTCGTTAACGATAGGAGGGAAGAGAACATCGACCGCCTCAAATAAAGAATAATCATCGCGTGAAATAAGCGATTGAATAATTCGGTCAAGATCTTGTGAATCACTACCTCCATTTGTTAACGAAACATTCATCATACGCGCTTCGTCACGAAGCTTTGCTACCGTGTTAATTTCTCCGTTATGGCCTAACAAGCTGAATGGTTGTACACGGAAAAAATTTGTAAGCGTATTGGTTGAATAACGATTGTGACCAAGCGTCATCGTTGAGGCAATCACGGGACTTTTTAGATCTTCGTAGTAAGCCTTTAGGGTGTCGCCAGCGCCCATTACTTTATAAACGACATAAGAGTTGCTTAAGGAAGATACGTGAACAGCAGCATCTTTCTCAATTTCTAGCGTTGCTTCAAATGTTTTCTTCTTTATAGAATGGGTATCTTTAGAAATAAGTCCAACCTGCCAGAAGTAAGGTTCTTCATTTTTAGCGAGAGGACCTAGAACGTCTGAGTTTGTAATATTATCTGCTTCATACACTAATTCGAAATTTAGACCTTCTAATACTGACAAAATGCGCTTTTTTGCAGAAGTCTTGCTAACTTCCTTAGAAATAAAAAAGTGACCGACAATAAAAGAATCTTGGTCTACTAAACTTTCATTTAATCCAGCTTTAGATAGTTTTTCTTTCCATAGAATAGTTGGTAAGTCGATGTGTACACCAATTCCATCACCTTCGCCGTTAACAAAGCCAGCACGGTGATTCATAGTGTTAAGAGCATTAATGCAGTCCTCAATATTTTTCTTTGTTGCTTCTCTCTCTTTTTCAATGACTGACACAATACCACACGCATCGTGTTCGTGAAGATGATAGTCTTTAAATAAACTAGGGGTCCATGTTGATTGACGCATACGTTTGGCTTCAAGTGCGTAGTAAGATCACACACACTCTTCCTGCCTTCACCTCCAAGTAATAATCTATTTTTAAAAGTAAACTAAAAAACTAAATTTTCAGAATTGTAACTAACATCTTATCATGGATTTCAGAAAAATTCAATTATTTATTCATTTTGCTGATCAATTATTCAAACCCATAAAATTAATAAAACTGTCAATAATACGTACAAACATTAATTTGTAAGCGTTTCCAATTAAAAAGAAAAACGGTCATCGGAAATATATCTCCGATGACCGTTAATATTATTGTATATTTATGCGTTCGCTAATTGTTTAAATGCATTTTCAACTGCAACTAACGTCTTTTGAATGTCTTCTTCTGTATGAGCAGTCGTCAGGAACCACGCTTCGTATTTAGAAGGAGCTAAATTAATACCTTGGTGAAGCATTAATTTAAAGAACTTCGCGAACATCTCGCCGTCCGTGTTTTCAGCTTGTACATAATTTTTCACTTTTTCATTTGTGAAATAAATCGTTAGCGCGCCTTTCAAGCGGTTAATGGTAATCGGAAGGTTGTATGTAGCCGCGTGCTTTTCGATACCCGCTTCAAGAATGGCACCAAGACGGTCCATTTCTTCGTATACTCCTTCTTCTTTTAACACTTCAAGACATGCGATTCCAGATAGCATAGAGGCCGGATTCCCTGCCATTGTTCCTGCTTGATAAGCTGGTCCAAGAGGCGCAACTTGTTCCATAATATCTTGGCGGCCACCGTATGCACCGATCGGTAACCCACCACCAATAATTTTACCTAGAGCCGTTAAATCTGGCTTAACGCCTAATAGATCTTGTGCTCCACCATACATAAAACGGAATGCCGTAATTACTTCATCATAAATAACGAGTGCGCCAGCTGCATGCGCCAAATCATTTACTTGTTGAAGGAATCCTGGCTCTGGTTCAACAATCCCAAAGTTTCCGACGATTGGTTCTACTAAGATTCCAGCTACTTCATCGCCCCATTTTTCAAGAGCTTCTTTGAACGGTTTAATTTCATTGAATGGGACCGTAATAACCTCTTGTGCGATGCTCTTTGGTACGCCCGCTGAGTCTGGTGTCCCTAATGTAGATGGTCCAGATCCTGCTGCTACTAGCACTAAGTCTGAGTGACCATGGTAGCACCCAGCAAATTTGATGATTTTGTCACGACCAGTATAAGCACGCGCAACACGAATTGTCGTCATAACCGCCTCAGTCCCGGAGTTAACAAAGCGTACTTTATCTAAAGCAGGCATTGCTTCACGGATCATTTTTGCGAATGTAATTTCATGCTTTGTTGGTGTACCGTATAGCACGCCTGTTTCTGCTGCATGTTGGATTGCTTTTGTAATATGTGGGTGAGCATGTCCAGTAATGATTGGGCCATATGCCGCTAAGTAATCAATATATTGATTACCATCTACATCCCAGAAATATGCGCCTTTTGCGCGTTCCATTACAACAGGAGCACCGCCACCTACCGCTTTATAAGATCGAGAGGGGCTGTTTACTCCTCCAAGAATATTTTCTACAGCTTCTTGCTGAAGCTGTTCAGATTTTGTGAATTGCATCATGTTCCTCCTCAAGAAACGTATTTACCATCCCTATTCTATCAAAATAAGAAACGTGGAAAAAGGTAAGCGAGCTGATTCATTGCGAAAGAGTAATAAACAGATTTTGCTGAAAAAACAAACAATTATTTTAGTAATTGTGAAGGGGTAGGGAATTGTATAGACTAAGGCGTACGGTTAATAAGCATGGAGGTTACATCATGGGAAATGCAATTGAAGTTGTAAAGTTACGTAAAGAATTTAAGGCCTATTCAAGCCGTTCGGGATTAAAAGGCGCTTTTCGAGATCTTTTGACACGAAACTATAAGATTCACCGAGCGGTAAATGATATTTCTTTTACGGTCAAGCAAGGAGAAATGGTTGGATACATAGGTGAGAACGGAGCTGGGAAATCTACCACGATTAAAATGCTCACAGGTATTCTAACTCCAACAGATGGCAATGTGACTGTAAATGGTATGAACCCGCACAAGGAGCGCGAGCGATTTGCCCATACGATTGGCGTCGTATTTGGACAGCGTTCACAGCTTTGGTGGGATATTGCCGTTCAAGAGTCGTTTCGATTGCTTAAAAAAGTGTACAAAGTATCGGATGAAGAATATGAAGAGCACATGGAGCATGTCATTAAAACATTGGATATTGGTCCACTACTAGATAAGCCTGTACGAAAGTTATCGCTAGGACAGCGAATGCGTTGTGAGCTTGCGGCGGCACTTATTCATAATCCACCGCTTCTGTTCTTAGATGAACCTACAATTGGATTGGATGTACTTGTAAAGTTAAAAATTCGCCAATTTTTAAAAGAAATTAACGAAAAATACAACACAACGATCCTATTAACGACACATGATTTAGCGGATATTGAAGCACTGTGTGAACGAGTAGTGATGCTAGACGAAGGAAACATTATTTATGATGGTTCGTTGAAAAAGCTTCGCTCCAATTGGGGTGGTCAGAAGCAAGTTTCCTTTGAATTTAAAGAGGAACCAAATAAGGAAGAACTGGCTGCCTTTACCTCTGAACTTCCTGTTTCTTGGAAAGAAGGAGAAAGAGCCAATGTGCTAGTAGCACATGTTCATAATGAGGAAGATGCGATCTCGCAAGTAATCGGTAAAGTAGTAGCACGGTATGCAATCAAAGATATTAGCATCGACGAGACGTCGACAGAAGAAATTATCCGAAACATCTATGAAGAGGGGATGACGCATGGATAAGTATCTTGAAATGATTCGCATACGGTTTTTAATGATGCTTGCCTATCGAACAAACTATTATAGCGGTATCCTTATTTATAGCATTAACATCGGAGCGTACTATTTTCTATGGAGTGCGATCTACAGTGGAAAATCGAATATACAAGGGTTAACCATTGTTCAGATGACTACTTACGTTGCCGTATCCTGGATGGCTAGAGCCTTCTACTTTAATAATTTGGATCGGGAAATGGCAATGGAGATTAAAGAAGGAAAAGTAGCAGTGGAATTAATTCGTCCTTACAGTTACCTTGGCATGAAAGCGATGCAGGGACTAGGGGAAGGAATTTTCCGTATCCTATTTTTCTCTGTTCCGGGTATGGTCATTGTGGGGTTACTATTCCCAATTCAATTATCAACGGATATTCCCACGTGGGGCTTCTTTTTCCTATCATTAATCTTAAGCTTTATTGTAAACACGCAAATCAATCTATTAACGGGAATCACGACTTTTTTCTTATTTAACAATGACGGACTTATTCGAGCAAAAAGGGTAGTCATCGATTTGTTTTCTGGACTACTGTTGCCGATTTCTTTTTATCCAATTTGGGCACAGCACATTATGGCTTATTTTCCTTTCCAATCGATTAGCTATATCCCAAGTATGATTTTTACAGAAGGTTTTAAAGGGAGTCAGATTACCTCTGCGCTTTTAACTCAATGTATATGGGCACTTATTTTATTTGTTCCTATTTCACTTCTATGGAATATAGCAAGAAAAAGAATGGTTATTCAGGGGGGATAAGTCGTGTTTTACACATCTATGTTCGTTCAGTACATCAGTCAATATATGAAAACACGTCTTCAATATCGCACTGATGTAGTAGTAGAGTTATTATCAGATTTATTATTTCAAGCAGTAAATTTAATTTTTATATTGGTTGTTTTCGGGCACACACAGCTTTTAAACGGGTGGTCTCGAGATGAAATTATCTTTATTTACGGCTTCTTTCTTGTTCCGTTTGCGCTTTTCTCCGCTTTTTTTAACATTTGGGATTTTAACGAAAGGTATATCGTAAAAGGGGAGATGGATCGCATATTAACAAGACCGATCCACAGTCTTTTTCAAGTGATTCTAGAACGAATGGAACTAGAGTCTTTATTTGGGGCTTTTACTGGATTAGCGGTTATGCTGTATGCAGGTTCAAGGTTAGCACTTGATTTCCATTGGTATGACGTCATTATTTTTGTTGCGTTTGTCTTTGGAGGTGCGCTTGTTTATGCAGGTATTTTTGTTGCTATTGCAAGTATTGGTTTTTGGTCTGATGCACGTACGTCCATCATGCCTACTATGTATAATATCGGGAACTACGGAAGATATCCTGTAGATATTTACAACCAGATCATTCGTTACATTTTAACGTGGATTTTACCTTTTGCCTTTGTAGGTGTTTATCCAGCTGCGTACTTTTTAGGGAAAACAAAATGGTATGGCTATGCTTTTTTAACTCCTGTTATGGGAATTGTGTTTTTTGGAATTTCCCTTGTTCTATGGAATATTGGGGTTAAAAAATATCGTGGTGCGGGTAATTAAAAGCAAACTTCCGTATAATTAAGAAGAAATAAGTATGAAGAAAGAAGGGGATTAATATGACGCTTGACGTTGGAAAAAAAGCGCCAGATTTTGAACTTCCTTCAACTGAAGGACAAACTGTATCGCTATCTCAATTTGCAGGGAAAAATATCGTGCTTTATTTTTATCCAAAGGATATGACACCAGGGTGTACGACAGAAGCGTGTGATTTCCGTGATCAGCACGAACAATTCCAAGATTTAAACACCGTCATTCTAGGTGTGAGTCCCGATCCAGTTGCAAAACATGAAACATTTATAAAAAAACATGGACTTCCGTTTCAGCTACTAGCAGATGAAGATCATCAAGTAGCTGAACAGTATGGTGTATGGAAACTAAAGAAAAACTTTGGTAAAGAGTACATGGGTATTGAACGCTCTACGTTCATCATTGACAAAGAGGGAATGCTTGTAAAAGAGTGGCGTAAAGTCCGTGTAAAAGATCACGTGGAAGATGCCCTTCGTTATATCAAGGAAAATCTTTAATGGAAATTGGGTAGGTGCCCAGGACATTTTGTTTTCACCTACATAAAATAATGGTGTAGGGCATACCTCCTCAGGATAGTACTAAATGTAGAAAGTGCGAAATTCTTCGCACTTCTTTTTATATGAAGGAACGTGCGTCAAATCATCTTTAAAAGAGTGATGATGTTACATAGAGCAAGATTGACAAAAGCATACATTTTCTTGTAGACTAATTATAAGAATTATAAAGTAATAATATCTATAGAAATGAGGTGCATGACGTGTCAGCCCATGAATTGAAGGACGTAATTGAATCGCTAAAAGGGACCGGTGTTCGCATTACTCCACAGCGTCATGCGATTTTGGAATATCTAATCAGTTCAATGTCGCATCCAACTGCAGATGAAATTTATAAATCATTAGAGGGTAAATTCCCTAACATGAGTGTTGCTACGGTATATAATAACTTGCGTGTGTTTAAAGAAGTAGGGATTGTGAAAGAGTTGACTTTTGGAGATGCCTCAAGTCGTTTTGATTACGTTACTACTCATCACTATCACGTTATTTGTGATCGCTGTGGCCGAATTGTTGATTTTCACTACCCAGGTCTAGACGAAGTAGAAGCACTTGCTGCTCATATCACTGGATTTGATGTGAAGAATCACCGCATGGAGATTTACGGAACTTGTTCGGATTGTAAAGAAAAAACAGAGCACTGATAAAAGGCAAAAGATAACCTCATGATAGAGGTTTTTCTTTTGCCCTTTTTTGCGTCATGTTTAAGTGGCGCTTTTTTTATTGTATCTTTCATCAAATTCTTTTCCTTCTAATGATGGGTCTAGCGTGAGTGGTTCTCTACAATGCATACACATATCCACTCGACCAAGTATTTTGGTCGGTTTTTTACAGCTTGGACAGACTACTTGGACCGCTTTTGTTGATAAGAGACCGATCCAAAAATAAACAACGGTGCTAGCGATGATGCATAGTAGACCGAGTAGCATAAAGATAGTCATGGCCCATACGTTTGATCGAAAAAATACTCCCCCATACATGACAATAAATCCAATAAAAATAAGACTTAATGCAAACGTGCGAATCTTATTAATCTTGCTTGAATATTTAGTTGCCAATTCAGTCCCCTCCTATTAAATTAATCATATCACAAAATTCTGGCTATTTTAGGTAATAATTTAACGGGCTTTTTGAGATTGAAACAAACTACAGAAATGATAAAGGATTTCTTAAAATGAATTCATGCATGTTAGGAGGATTTCAATTATTTTTATCAAAATGTTACATATAAAGTGTGATTTTATTCGTCATATGTCGAATTTTCTTTTACAATAGATGAGACAAATTATTTCTGGAGGAGCCGATTATGGAAGATATTTTGCGACCTATTTATCAAGAGCGTGCTAGCAACGAGGATACGTTGAGTATTTTGTTAATTGAACGAAGAAAAGAAGAATCTCCCATTACAGAAAACTTGGACGCTGTATTGTTTATCATTGTGAGAGAGGCGAATGATCCCCTCTTTATTAAACACTACGAGTATATCAATCAAAAAGCATCTTTATATGTAGCGACAGCAGAGCAAGTAAACGAGTGGCTATTGTATGGTACAAATAGAAGAATTGTGGATTGGGTGCTAAACGGGAAGGTTATTTTTGATCGTAATGAATACATCGATCAATTACGTCAGCGTTTATTGGAATTTCCACAGCAAGAACGCGTTGAAAAAACTGCGATCGAATTCGCCAAGCTTATTCGCCGCTATATAGAAGGAAAAGATTTCTATGAATCTAAGCATTACTTAGACGCCTTTAATCATATTATTCATGCGTTGCATCATTTAGCGAGACTGTCAGTGATCGAAAATGGCTTCCACCCTGAAGTAACCGTCTGGAGTCAGGTTAGAAAAATAGAACCCGAAATTTATAAATTATATGAAGAGCTGGTATATAGCACCGAAGAACTTCCGAAGAGATTAGAGCTTCTATTTTTAGCAAGTGAATTTTTGGTAAATCAGCGAACTGAGGTTGGTTCTAAACACTTCTTGGAAGTATTAAGTGAAAAAGAAGAATCATGGACATTTGATGAAATTTTAAATCATCCGAAGCTACGTCCGTATGTTATTGATGTTGGAGTACTATTAGAATTTTTAGTAGGAAAAGGCGTCGTTCAGGTTGAAAAAATCCCTACCAAAGGTAAAAATATTTATCACCGTCATTATAAAATCGAAAAAAACTAGATAGGGAATAAAAAGTGTAAAGGGGCTCAAAACCCTTGTGTATCAGCGAGTTCCTTTGCATCTATTCTAAAAGAACAACTTTCTTTTAAAAAAGTTTTCAAATAGTGTTGACTTCAAAATCGTATCATGATAAATTATTACTTGTCGTTAAGACAGCAGAAAACAAACAAAACGCTTACCAAAAACGGATTAAAAAAAGTTGTTGACAAACAACTAGGTGGATGGTAAGATGAGAAAGTCGCTTACGAGCGAGATGAACTTTGAAAACTGAACAAAACAAGCAAAACGTCAACGTTTTAAAAGTAAGACAACAAATGAGCAAGTCAAACATTTCTTCGGAGAGTTTGATCCTGGCTCAGGACGAACGCTGGCGGCGTGCCTAATACATGCAAGTCGAGCGGACTTGTTAGAAGCTTGCTTCTAACAAGTTAGCGGCGGACGGGTGAGTAACACGTGGGTAACCTGCCTGTAAGATGGGGATAACTCCGGGAAACCGGAGCTAATACCGAATAACACTTTCGCTCGCATGAGCGGATGTTAAAAGACGGTTTCGGCTGTCACTTACAGATGGACCCGCGGCGCATTAGCTAGTTGGTGAGGTAACGGCTCACCAAGGCGACGATGCGTAGCCGACCTGAGAGGGTGATCGGCCACACTGGGACTGAGACACGGCCCAGACTCCTACGGGAGGCAGCAGTAGGGAATCTTCCGCAATGGACGAAAGTCTGACGGAGCAACGCCGCGTGAGTGATGAAGGTTTTCGGATCGTAAAACTCTGTTGTTAGGGAAGAACAAGTACGAGAGTAACTGCTCGTACCTTGACGGTACCTAACCAGAAAGCCACGGCTAACTACGTGCCAGCAGCCGCGGTAATACGTAGGTGGCAAGCGTTGTCCGGAATTATTGGGCGTAAAGCGCGCGCAGGCGGTTCCTTAAGTCTGATGTGAAAGCCCACGGCTCAACCGTGGAGGGTCATTGGAAACTGGGGAACTTGAGTGCAGAAGAGGAAAGCGGAATTCCACGTGTAGCGGTGAAATGCGTAGAGATGTGGAGGAACACCAGTGGCGAAGGCGGCTTTCTGGTCTGTAACTGACGCTGAGGCGCGAAAGCGTGGGGAGCAAACAGGATTAGATACCCTGGTAGTCCACGCCGTAAACGATGAGTGCTAAGTGTTAGAGGGTTTCCGCCCTTTAGTGCTGCAGCTAACGCATTAAGCACTCCGCCTGGGGAGTACGGCCGCAAGGCTGAAACTCAAAGGAATTGACGGGGGCCCGCACAAGCGGTGGAGCATGTGGTTTAATTCGAAGCAACGCGAAGAACCTTACCAGGTCTTGACATCCTTTGACCACTCTAGAGATAGAGCTTTCCCCTTCGGGGGACAAAGTGACAGGTGGTGCATGGTTGTCGTCAGCTCGTGTCGTGAGATGTTGGGTTAAGTCCCGCAACGAGCGCAACCCTTGATCTTAGTTGCCAGCATTAAGTTGGGCACTCTAAGGTGACTGCCGGTGACAAACCGGAGGAAGGTGGGGATGACGTCAAATCATCATGCCCCTTATGACCTGGGCTACACACGTGCTACAATGGATGATACAAAGGGTTGCGAAGCCGCGAGGTGAAGCTAATCTCATAAAATCATTCTCAGTTCGGATTGTAGGCTGCAACTCGCCTACATGAAGCTGGAATCGCTAGTAATCGCGGATCAGCATGCCGCGGTGAATACGTTCCCGGGCCTTGTACACACCGCCCGTCACACCACGAGAGTTTGTAACACCCGAAGTCGGTGGGGTAACCGTAAGGAGCCAGCCGCCTAAGGTGGGACAGATGATTGGGGTGAAGTCGTAACAAGGTAGCCGTATCGGAAGGTGCGGCTGGATCACCTCCTTTCTAAGGAAAATTGCTTGAACCACGTGTTCAGCAACAAACAACGTGACGTCGTTTTGTTCAGTTTTGAAGGTTCATTACGAACTTTCAATAAGAAGTCTTTTGATCACATCGTGATCATGAGGCAG includes:
- the bcp gene encoding thioredoxin-dependent thiol peroxidase gives rise to the protein MTLDVGKKAPDFELPSTEGQTVSLSQFAGKNIVLYFYPKDMTPGCTTEACDFRDQHEQFQDLNTVILGVSPDPVAKHETFIKKHGLPFQLLADEDHQVAEQYGVWKLKKNFGKEYMGIERSTFIIDKEGMLVKEWRKVRVKDHVEDALRYIKENL
- the perR gene encoding peroxide-responsive transcriptional repressor PerR, with the protein product MSAHELKDVIESLKGTGVRITPQRHAILEYLISSMSHPTADEIYKSLEGKFPNMSVATVYNNLRVFKEVGIVKELTFGDASSRFDYVTTHHYHVICDRCGRIVDFHYPGLDEVEALAAHITGFDVKNHRMEIYGTCSDCKEKTEH
- a CDS encoding YgzB family protein, with protein sequence MATKYSSKINKIRTFALSLIFIGFIVMYGGVFFRSNVWAMTIFMLLGLLCIIASTVVYFWIGLLSTKAVQVVCPSCKKPTKILGRVDMCMHCREPLTLDPSLEGKEFDERYNKKSAT
- a CDS encoding nucleotidyltransferase-like protein translates to MEDILRPIYQERASNEDTLSILLIERRKEESPITENLDAVLFIIVREANDPLFIKHYEYINQKASLYVATAEQVNEWLLYGTNRRIVDWVLNGKVIFDRNEYIDQLRQRLLEFPQQERVEKTAIEFAKLIRRYIEGKDFYESKHYLDAFNHIIHALHHLARLSVIENGFHPEVTVWSQVRKIEPEIYKLYEELVYSTEELPKRLELLFLASEFLVNQRTEVGSKHFLEVLSEKEESWTFDEILNHPKLRPYVIDVGVLLEFLVGKGVVQVEKIPTKGKNIYHRHYKIEKN